From a single Notolabrus celidotus isolate fNotCel1 chromosome 7, fNotCel1.pri, whole genome shotgun sequence genomic region:
- the pi4k2a gene encoding phosphatidylinositol 4-kinase type 2-alpha: MDETSPLVSPLRDSGDFNYCPTEPTSPRGAFGSTPGSVVRIPAGSPGLSRERQPLLDRDRGSSPREPHKNEFPEDPEFREIIRKAERAIEEGIYPERIYQGSSGSYFVKDSQGKIIGVFKPKNEEPYGQLNPKWTKWLQKLCCPCCFGRDCLVLNQGYLSEAGASLVDQKLELNIVPRTKVVYLASETFNYSAIDRVKSRGKRLALEKVPKVGQRFHRIGLPPKVGSFQLFVDGYKDADFWLRRFEADPLPENTNRQLQLQFERLVVLDYIIRNTDRGNDNWLLKYDCPMDPVGNRDTDWVVVKDPIIKLAAIDNGLAFPLKHPDSWRAYPFYWAWLSQAKVPFSQEIRELVLPKLSDPNFIKDLEEDLYELFKKDPGFDRGQFHKQVAVMRGQILNLCQALKDGKTPLQLVQMPPVIVETARAPQRANSESYTQSFQSRRPFFTWW, from the exons ATGGACGAGACGAGTCCGCTTGTCTCTCCGCTGCGGGACTCAGGTGATTTCAACTACTGCCCCACAGAGCCCACCAGCCCCCGGGGCGCGTTTGGAAGCACACCGGGCTCAGTGGTCCGCATCCCGGCTGGCAGTCCGGGGCTCAGCCGGGAGAGACAGCCGCTCCTGGACCGGGACCGGGGCAGCTCGCCGCGAGAGCCGCACAAGAACGAGTTCCCAGAGGATCCCGAGTTCAGAGAAATCATCCGAAAGGCCGAGAGGGCCATAGAGGAGGGGATCTACCCGGAGAGGATCTATCAGGGGTCCAGTGGAAGCTATTTTGTCAAAGACTCACAGGGG aaaatcatcggtgtgtTCAAACCTAAGAATGAAGAGCCCTACGGCCAGCTGAACCCAAAGTGGACTAAGTGGCTGCAGAAACTATGCTGTCCCTGCTGTTTCGGACGCGACTGTTTGGTCTTAAACCAGGGTTATCTCTCAGAAGCCGGGGCCAGCCTGGTGGATCAGAAACTGGAGCTCAACATCGTTCCCAGAACCAAG GTGGTGTACCTAGCGAGTGAAACGTTCAACTACAGTGCCATAGACCGGGTCAAATCACGAGGAAAGAGGCTTGCTCTGGAGAAGGTGCCAAAAGTGGGCCAGCGCTTCCACAGGATCGGGCTGCCTCCAAAG GTCGGCTCCTTCCAGCTCTTTGTGGATGGATACAAAGATGCAGATTTCTGGCTGCGGAGGTTTGAAGCAGACCCTTTGCCTGAAAACACCAACCGTCAGCTTCAGCTTCAGTTTGAGCGGCTTGTAGTCCTCGATTACATCATCAGAAACACAG ACCGGGGAAACGACAACTGGTTGCTGAAGTACGACTGTCCCATGGACCCTGTAGGAAATAGG GACACAGACTGGGTGGTAGTAAAGGATCCCATCATCAAGCTGGCAGCTATAGACAACGGCCTCGCCTTCCCCCTCAAACACCCAGACTCCTGGAGAGCCT ATCCCTTCTACTGGGCGTGGCTGTCCCAGGCCAAAGTTCCCTTCTCGCAGGAAATCCGAGAACTGGTCCTGCCCAAACTCTCCGACCCAAATTTCATCAAAGACCTGGAAGAGGACTTGTACGAATTGTTTAAG AAAGATCCGGGTTTTGACAGAGGACAGTTTCATAAACAAGTAGCTGTCATGAGGGGGCAG ATCCTCAACTTGTGCCAAGCCCTGAAGGACGGTAAAACTCCCCTGCAGCTGGTCCAGATGCCCCCAGTAATCGTCGAAACAGCCAGAGCGCCTCAGAGAGCCAACAGTGAGTCTTACACACAGAGTTTCCAGAGCAGAAGACCTTTCTTCACCTGGTGGTAG
- the pgam1b gene encoding phosphoglycerate mutase 1b — MAAYKLVLIRHGESCWNQENRFCGWFDADLSETGEQEARRGGQALKDAGYEFDICYTSVLKRAIRTLWFVLDSIDQMWLPVNRTWRLNERHYGGLTGLNKAETAAKHGEAQVKIWRRSFDTPPPPMEEEHDYYQNISKDRRYSDLTEDQLPSCESLKDTIARALPFWNEEIVPQIKEGKRVLIAAHGNSLRGIVKHLEGMSEEAIMELNLPTGIPIVYELDKNLKPTGPMQFLGDEETVKKAMEAVAAQGKVKK; from the exons ATGGCTGCGTACAAGCTCGTCCTGATCCGCCATGGAGAGAGCTGCTGGAACCAGGAGAACCGTTTCTGCGGCTGGTTCGACGCAGACCTGAGTGAGACCGGGGAGCAGgaggcgaggagaggaggacaggctCTGAAAG ACGCTGGTTATGAATTCGATATTTGCTACACCTCAGTCCTCAAGAGGGCCATCCGCACCCTGTGGTTTGTTCTGGACAGCATCGACCAGATGTGGCTGCCAGTCAACAGGACCTGGCGTCTCAACGAGCGTCACTACGGTGGCCTGACTGGACTGAACAAAGCTGAGACAGCAGCTAAACACGGAGAGGCACAGGTCAAGATCTGGAGGCGCTCTTTTGACACTCCTCCCCCTCCCATGGAAGAGGAGCATGACTACTACCAGAACATCAGCAAG GATCGGCGTTATTCCGACCTGACAGAGGACCAGCTGCCCAGCTGTGAAAGCCTCAAGGATACGATCGCCCGGGCTCTGCCTTTCTGGAACGAAGAGATTGTTCCTCAGAtcaaagagggaaagagggtgCTGATTGCTGCCCACGGAAATAGTCTCAGAGGCATCGTCAAGCACCTCGAGG GGATGTCAGAGGAGGCCATCATGGAGCTGAACCTGCCCACAGGGATCCCCATTGTTTACGAACTGGACAAGAACCTGAAGCCTACAGGCCCCATGCAGTTCTTGGGAGATGAGGAGACCGTGAAGAAGGCCATGGAAGCTGTGGCTGCTCAGGGCAAAGTCAAGAAATag
- the exosc1 gene encoding exosome complex component CSL4: MSPMKLCVPGDKLCSVEDCIPGTGVYLRHGYIYSSLAGYVLKKNEGEELPVISVVRETETQLLPDVGAIVTCKVTSINPRFAKVHILYVGSTPLKDRFRGTIRKEDVRATEKDKVETYKSFRPGDIVLAKVISLGDVQSNYLLTTAENELGVVVAHSEAGAQMVPISWCEMQCPRTHSKEFRKVARVQPEYLQA, translated from the exons ATGTCGCCCATGAAGCTGTGTGTTCCAG GTGACAAGCTGTGCAGTGTAGAAGACTGTATTCCTGGCACAGGAGTATACCTGCGGCATGGTTACATATACTCCTCACTTGCAGGATATGTGCTGAAGAAaaacgagggagaggag TTACCAGTGATCTCGGTGGTGAgggaaacagagacacaactaTTACCAGATGTAGGAGCAATAGTAACCTGTAAG GTAACAAGCATCAATCCCAGATTTGCAAAGGTACACATTCTTTACGTCGGCTCCACGCCACTGAAGGACCGCTTCAGAGGGACAATCAG GAAAGAAGATGTACGTGCGACTGAGAAGGACAAG GTGGAGACGTACAAAAGCTTCAGACCTGGTGACATCGTCTTGGCAAAAGTT ATCTCTCTCGGTGACGTGCAGTCGAACTACCTGCTGACAACAGCAGAGAATGAACTGGGGGTGGTCGTGGCACACAGTGAAGCAG GTGCTCAGATGGTTCCCATCAGCTGGTGCGAGATGCAGTGTCCGCGAACGCACTCCAAGGAGTTCCGCAAAGTGGCACGTGTGCAGCCTGAGTATTTACAGGCATGA
- the knop1 gene encoding lysine-rich nucleolar protein 1 isoform X1 gives MKVKEDKSGDKIVKKKNKKEHKALPEDQNSTGDDGTLLEVKKGKKKNKKVDAVIAEDESLDQVVVKEDKKKKKKRKAVTESVNDSNGTDVKNGNDKEVCKKKKKKMTDDESQVETAESSVKEGVEKKPKKEKKENNKSEKLKIEKEGVEEEEAGKEKLQETAIKTQNRVLVEGTETEEKVKEKKKKKKKADVEENMTTEEEISVSKKKKKAKTKESENGVKSETLEGESDEVKDVKLKKKKKKSDDNEAGSPQIKEDDNSILNQGDQSTKDEAGVTEEGETEQKKKGKKEKKRKSSVEVSEVEEAEPRKKKRKKGEKREHPELQCEDVEEQSTDTSKKSKKQKISVCEETQDVSSEPVKKKKKVKKEVKEEEHVSAQTDVSSGNTDEVSIDQERRQASQMEADQASETQKPAKAAGFGQWSTAQFSSSEQQQKFLRLMGGFKKSFQPSTGSTGGGGGGGGASMALGKDAQQQLQQGLMGDFERAHSRRQDFSNRGAGLGFSAPSNKKFSIDVNSCRSVRFDD, from the exons ATGAAGGTGAAGGAAGACAAAAGTGGGGACAAAAttgtaaagaagaaaaacaagaaagaacacAAGGCTCTGCCTGAAGACCAAAATAGTACTGGTGATGATGGGACACTCCTAGAggtgaagaaaggaaagaagaagaataaaaaggtGGATGCAGTAATCGCAGAGGATGAGTCTTTAGATCAAGTTGTTGTAAAAGAggacaagaagaaaaagaagaagaggaaagcgGTCACAGAATCCGTGAATGATTCTAATGGTACTGATGTCAAAAATGGAAATGACAAAGAAGTctgtaaaaagaagaagaagaagatgacagaTGATGAGAGCCAAGTGGAAACTGCAGAAAGTTCAGTAAAAGAAGGAGTGGAAAAGAAAccgaagaaggagaagaaagaaaataacaagTCTGAAAAGTTAAAGATAGAAAAAGAGGgggtggaggaagaagaagctgGAAAGGAAAAGCTGCAAGAGACAGCAATTAAGACACAAAACAGAGTTTTAGTTGAaggcacagagacagaggagaaagttaaagaaaagaagaagaagaaaaagaaagccgACGTTGAGGAAAACATGACAACGGAGGAAGAAATAAGTgtaagcaaaaagaaaaagaaggcgAAAACAAAAGAGTCTGAGAACGGAGTGAAATCGGAGACGCtagagggagagagtgatgaGGTTAAAGACGTCaaactgaaaaagaagaaaaagaaatcagATGACAATGAAGCCGGATCACCTCAGATCAAAGAAGATGATAACAGTATCCTCAACCAGGGAGACCAGTCCACAAAGGATGAGGCTGGAGTCACAGAGGAAGGGGAGAcagagcaaaagaaaaaaggaaagaaagaaaagaagagaaaatccTCTGTGGAGGTCAGCGAAGTAGAGGAGGCCGAGccgagaaagaagaaaaggaaaaagggagagaaGAGGGAACATCCAGAGCTCCAATGTGAAGACGTTGAGGAGCAGAGTACGGACACAAGCAAAAAGAGTAAGAAGCAAAAgatctctgtgtgtgaggagacGCAGGATGTGAGCTCTGAACCcgtcaagaagaagaagaaggttaaaaaagaggtgaaagaagaagaacat gtgtCAGCCCAAACTGATGTCTCTTCAGGAAACACTGATGAGGTCAGCATCGACCAG gaGAGAAGACAGGCATCACAGATGGAGGCTGACCAGGCGTCTGAAACTCAGAAACCAGCCAAAGCTGCG GGTTTCGGTCAGTGGAGCACAGCTCAGTTCAGCagctctgagcagcagcagaagttcCTCCGGCTGATGGGCGGATTCAAAAAGAGTTTCCAGCCGTCTACAGGGAGcaccggaggaggaggaggaggaggaggagcgagCATGGCACTGGGGAAGGACgctcagcagcagctgcagcaaggGCTTATGGGAGATTTTGAACGCGCTCACTCCCGCAGACAGGACTTCAGTAACAGAGGCGCAGGTCTCGGGTTTTCTGCACCATCCAATAAGAAGTTCTCCATCGACGTCAACTCGTGTCGATCCGTTCGCTTTGATGactga
- the knop1 gene encoding lysine-rich nucleolar protein 1 isoform X2, which translates to MKVKEDKSGDKIVKKKNKKEHKALPEDQNSTGDDGTLLEVKKGKKKNKKVDAVIAEDESLDQVVVKEDKKKKKKRKAVTESVNDSNGTDVKNGNDKEVCKKKKKKMTDDESQVETAESSVKEGVEKKPKKEKKENNKSEKLKIEKEGVEEEEAGKEKLQETAIKTQNRVLVEGTETEEKVKEKKKKKKKADVEENMTTEEEISVSKKKKKAKTKESENGVKSETLEGESDEVKDVKLKKKKKKSDDNEAGSPQIKEDDNSILNQGDQSTKDEAGVTEEGETEQKKKGKKEKKRKSSVEVSEVEEAEPRKKKRKKGEKREHPELQCEDVEEQSTDTSKKSKKQKISVCEETQDVSSEPVKKKKKVKKEVSAQTDVSSGNTDEVSIDQERRQASQMEADQASETQKPAKAAGFGQWSTAQFSSSEQQQKFLRLMGGFKKSFQPSTGSTGGGGGGGGASMALGKDAQQQLQQGLMGDFERAHSRRQDFSNRGAGLGFSAPSNKKFSIDVNSCRSVRFDD; encoded by the exons ATGAAGGTGAAGGAAGACAAAAGTGGGGACAAAAttgtaaagaagaaaaacaagaaagaacacAAGGCTCTGCCTGAAGACCAAAATAGTACTGGTGATGATGGGACACTCCTAGAggtgaagaaaggaaagaagaagaataaaaaggtGGATGCAGTAATCGCAGAGGATGAGTCTTTAGATCAAGTTGTTGTAAAAGAggacaagaagaaaaagaagaagaggaaagcgGTCACAGAATCCGTGAATGATTCTAATGGTACTGATGTCAAAAATGGAAATGACAAAGAAGTctgtaaaaagaagaagaagaagatgacagaTGATGAGAGCCAAGTGGAAACTGCAGAAAGTTCAGTAAAAGAAGGAGTGGAAAAGAAAccgaagaaggagaagaaagaaaataacaagTCTGAAAAGTTAAAGATAGAAAAAGAGGgggtggaggaagaagaagctgGAAAGGAAAAGCTGCAAGAGACAGCAATTAAGACACAAAACAGAGTTTTAGTTGAaggcacagagacagaggagaaagttaaagaaaagaagaagaagaaaaagaaagccgACGTTGAGGAAAACATGACAACGGAGGAAGAAATAAGTgtaagcaaaaagaaaaagaaggcgAAAACAAAAGAGTCTGAGAACGGAGTGAAATCGGAGACGCtagagggagagagtgatgaGGTTAAAGACGTCaaactgaaaaagaagaaaaagaaatcagATGACAATGAAGCCGGATCACCTCAGATCAAAGAAGATGATAACAGTATCCTCAACCAGGGAGACCAGTCCACAAAGGATGAGGCTGGAGTCACAGAGGAAGGGGAGAcagagcaaaagaaaaaaggaaagaaagaaaagaagagaaaatccTCTGTGGAGGTCAGCGAAGTAGAGGAGGCCGAGccgagaaagaagaaaaggaaaaagggagagaaGAGGGAACATCCAGAGCTCCAATGTGAAGACGTTGAGGAGCAGAGTACGGACACAAGCAAAAAGAGTAAGAAGCAAAAgatctctgtgtgtgaggagacGCAGGATGTGAGCTCTGAACCcgtcaagaagaagaagaaggttaaaaaagag gtgtCAGCCCAAACTGATGTCTCTTCAGGAAACACTGATGAGGTCAGCATCGACCAG gaGAGAAGACAGGCATCACAGATGGAGGCTGACCAGGCGTCTGAAACTCAGAAACCAGCCAAAGCTGCG GGTTTCGGTCAGTGGAGCACAGCTCAGTTCAGCagctctgagcagcagcagaagttcCTCCGGCTGATGGGCGGATTCAAAAAGAGTTTCCAGCCGTCTACAGGGAGcaccggaggaggaggaggaggaggaggagcgagCATGGCACTGGGGAAGGACgctcagcagcagctgcagcaaggGCTTATGGGAGATTTTGAACGCGCTCACTCCCGCAGACAGGACTTCAGTAACAGAGGCGCAGGTCTCGGGTTTTCTGCACCATCCAATAAGAAGTTCTCCATCGACGTCAACTCGTGTCGATCCGTTCGCTTTGATGactga